The following DNA comes from Anaerostipes rhamnosivorans.
TTCCACCACATACACAGAGACAACATCCTCTGAGGATGAAGAGGATTCTTATTACAGAGACGGAGGATCCAAGACCTCCAGCAAAGTAATTGAAAATGAAACCACGGCCACGGAGGTGACCAGTACTGGAGATAATTCCAAGACGGCACTGCTTGCAGCCATTGCGGCAGCAGGAATCGGAATCATCTTGTTTGTAGTACGAAGAAGGAAGTATAAAAAATAACAGAAGTATATGCAGAGAAGCAGGCTGATGAACGCCTGCTTCTTTTTTAGGTATATGGGACAAGGGTTTGTGGATATATTATAGTATGAAGAAATAAGGCGGGACGTGAATGTGATTGTATCGCTATCCGGCATTATCATCCCCTTGATTTTGTTTGTTATTATTTTATATGGACTGATATCAAAAAAGGAAATGTACCAGCCGTTTCTGGAAGGGGTTCAGGATGGATTTAAGGTGGTTCTGGAAATCGCGCCGACACTTATTGCGCTTTTTCTGGCAGTCCAAATCTTCAGGACCTCAGGAGCATTGGATCTGCTGGTGTCTGCATTAACTCCGGTGGGAAAACTCTTGAGGATACCAAAGGACGTGCTCCCGGTAATCTTCGCAAAGCTGTTTTCATCCTCAGCGGCCACGGGATTCCTTCTGGATATCTTTAAGAATTTTGGTCCTGACTCAACTCAGGGGGTGCTGTCATCCATTATTTTAAGCTCCACAGAGACATGTTTTTATACAATGTCTATCTACTTCTCAGCAATACATATAAAGAAGACGAGATATACGCTTACCGGAGCTCTGCTGGCAACCTTCGCGGGAGTTATGGCAAGTGTGATCCTGACGGGGATGCAGTAAAAAGGAAGCTGGAACATTTTTGTTCCAGCTTCCTTTTTAATTGTTCTTTGTTTCATAGTAATTCCGGAAATACTCCATGATCCGGATCAACAGCCGTTCGTCATCGTCATTCAGACGGGAAAGTACGTCTTCCAGCATATCCCGGTGAAACTTACGGTGGTGCGCATAGGCCTCTTTTCCCTTGTCAGACAAGGAAATATATACGATCCTCCGGTCCTGTTCCCCGCGTTTCCGGATCACATAGCCTTTTTTCAAAAGGCTGTTGATGGCAATGGTCAGGGTACCAACCGTGATGTTCAGAGCTTTTGCAATGGAAGACATGTTCTTCGGACTGCCGGTTCCAATGGCATCGATAATATGCAGTTCTTTGTTGGAAATGTCTTTGAACTCTTCTGTAATGACAGCCTTTTCCTCCTGATAGGATATCTCATGGAAAAGGCTGACCACGATGTCGTTCAGCTGCTCTTTCGTCACGGTAAGTATTCACCTCACTTTTATTTTACATGGTTGTGTGCTTCGCTGATCACTTTTGCCAGTGCTTCTTTTGCCTCTGTAGGAAGAGCGTTGTACCCGCCGTCTTCCGTATCCTTCTCGAAGATGAAGTTCAGACGCTCTGTCATTCTTGCTTTCAGGGTGTTCACGTAAGTCTCATCATCAAAGTCAGGAATATAACCCTCAACATCGATGGTCTCCATATTACTGAAAGGTCCCCATGGTTTGAACTGGGCATTGCCCTCAACAACCTGTTCCAGAACAGATAATGTGACGCTCGGCGTGATATCTTTGCCCATAAAATCACCGGTATTTAGAATATAACATTCTACATGGCGGTCTTTTACAAGGGAACGGAACTTCTTATAGTCATCCACCAGCGGATAAGTACGGAATGGGTTTGCGTATGGTTCCACCACCAGACGGTTCGGATCCACTCCAGGGGCCAGGCGCTCAGCGTTAGTACGTTTTGTGGCGAGAGTGGCACCCATAACGGCGGCCAGATGAGATCCATTGACCTTGATGATCGGCGGGATAGTCGGATCCTTCATGATCCAGAAAATACCGTTGACCGGAGATTCAATCTTATCCACACGGTTGGCAGACCAGAGTTTGGACTTGATGGCACGGCCGTTTCCGTTCCGGATATCCTCAGTTACAAGGACGATATTGCCTTTGTCATCTCTGGTAGCAGAACAGTTCTGTGCTGTCAGGAGATATTTATTGTCCTCGCATCCGGTTGGATAGTCAGCGGTCTTGTCAAAGTAGGTAGGCTCCATGGCGATGGTAGAGCCGGTCTCTGTATTAATAATAAATGCATCGTCATGCAGAACGGTAATATCATATTTATTATTGTGGACCGCATGAGTTAATGTTGATTTTCCTGACCCGGATAATCCAAAGAAGGAAGCCACATAGCTGTGGTTCGGGCTTAGGCGGTATTCTTTCTGTCCTCCGTGGCAGGAAGCGTATCCATTTCTGTTAGCGATGGCCCATGCAATGGTAAGGGTTCCTTTTTTATGTTCCCCAAAATAGCGCATTCCAAGCAGCGCCGCACAGTTGGTCTGTGTATTGAAATAAGTAAGTCCGAGCGGATGTTCCGGATGGCTCCACTGCGGATCTGAGAAAATGTAAATATCAGATTCACTGCCGATCGGACGGGACTTTTTATACATCTTGTTGTATTCGTCAGACTCATACTGGAAGTTGAGCATCCAGGAGTAGAGAATATTTTCTTCGCCTTCAGGGATCAACAGATGCGCTTTTACCATAAATTCAGGGTCAAGACCGATGTAAACCTCTGCGTGATACATGGTCTTTTTGCGTGTATCGTAAATTGCATCCATGACTTTCAGATCCAGGTCGTTGGTATCCACATTGGGACTTCCGGCAATCCTTCGGGCTGCCGCGCAGCGTCCGGTGACAGAACCGTCATTAAACAGCAGGACCTTAGAATCCTTTTTCAGGCCAAACTCTTCTCCTCTGTAAACCGGCATGTCAGTGACAATGGTACCTGGAGAATTTTTCGCAAGCTCATAGGCCTGCTTCAGGTTTACGACCTCAATAACATTGTTGCCGTAAAATGCGGCCTCGATGATGGAACGGGTTTTTGAGAATCCCGGTTTTCCTTTTCCAATTTCGTCATGGGTGTAACGTGCTTTTGTTGACATAATCTTTCCTCCTAAACTTATGTGTTTTGCAGGTACAAAGATCGTACCCGGATTTACAGGTTCTCGTCGATGCGTTGTTTGAGTATACGAAAGCTGTTAGGTCCGGCATCTAATATGATTTTATGAAAAACTTTTTCATCATAAGCATTTCCAGATTTCTGTTTATAGTAATTTTTTAACTCCATGAACTCCAAATAGCCGATATAGTAGCATAAATAGTTGGCTGGGTTCTGAATGACATAGCGGTAGAGAGCTTTCATGCCAGAAGTACTGATGGTGCCGTACTGCTGCATATATTTGACAGCCTGATCAACGCTCCATCCTTCGTAGTTGACACCCAGATCCACTCTGGCGCTCAATGCCATATTATATAGATAATTGTCCGGCAGGAGCTTTTTTAAAGGCTCAAGCTCAGACTTCATATCAAGATAGCTGTAGGAATCCATCTCCACATAGGTTGCCCATCCTTCGCTGTAGCCAGGGTAATCCAGGATATAGCGGATTGGATGTTCCTTCTTGCTGTGGAAATAGGTCGTCTGGTACAAATGTCCCGGATAGCCCTCATGGGCCAGTGTCGGGTACAGGGATTCCTGCCCGGTCTGTGCTTTGTTAATGTAGATGACATTTTTCTTATAGTCATCGATGGCAGGTATCATGTAAAAGGCCGGACTGGAGGTCTCCTCCAGGGAAGAATGGACATACTTGATTTCACAGTCCACATCCGCGGCAGCAGGATACTTTTTCTTGATCTTTTCTTTTAACTGCGTCAGGATCTTTTCTGGTTTCTTACTGGAATATTTATTCAGGTCCAGATCTAAGAACGCGTGATAGATGGAAGGGTCCTCTTTAATGATCTCTGTCATCTCCGTCTGAAGATATAAGAGATGGTCTTCCGTAGCTTTGATCATCTGTGGCACCGTTTTGTCTGAACCAGTCTTGTAGGACGCAAGAGCAGAATAATATGCCTTCCCATTCTTGAAGTGGGCATATCCCTTTTTGTTCTTACCGTTTCCTTTCAGATTCTTTAGGTCACTGTACAGATTCTCGTAGGCTGGGATTACTTTTTCTAAGATCAGCCGGCGGTTTTCTTTCCGGTAATTTCTCTTTTGGTTTGTGCTGAGACCTGGGACAGAATCGATGTTGGTGTTAAAAACCTCGATCATGTAGTTGTGGTCCGTAGCCCGTGTAAAATCGTTGATTTGTTCTAAGACGGCATCTACATCCGTATCTGACATGAAATATCCCCGTTTGACCTGTTCCTTTTCGTAGCGGATCACCGTATCGAAGTAGGAGCTGACTTTGGGGAGCAGAGAGAGATAGGTTTCTACATCCTCCTTGTTTCTTAAAGGAAACTCGCAAAGGGTCACCGGAAGCTGTGCCTGGGAACCAAGAGTGGGGCCTAGGACTGTCTGC
Coding sequences within:
- a CDS encoding spore maturation protein, with amino-acid sequence MIVSLSGIIIPLILFVIILYGLISKKEMYQPFLEGVQDGFKVVLEIAPTLIALFLAVQIFRTSGALDLLVSALTPVGKLLRIPKDVLPVIFAKLFSSSAATGFLLDIFKNFGPDSTQGVLSSIILSSTETCFYTMSIYFSAIHIKKTRYTLTGALLATFAGVMASVILTGMQ
- a CDS encoding MarR family winged helix-turn-helix transcriptional regulator is translated as MTKEQLNDIVVSLFHEISYQEEKAVITEEFKDISNKELHIIDAIGTGSPKNMSSIAKALNITVGTLTIAINSLLKKGYVIRKRGEQDRRIVYISLSDKGKEAYAHHRKFHRDMLEDVLSRLNDDDERLLIRIMEYFRNYYETKNN
- a CDS encoding phosphoenolpyruvate carboxykinase (ATP), whose protein sequence is MSTKARYTHDEIGKGKPGFSKTRSIIEAAFYGNNVIEVVNLKQAYELAKNSPGTIVTDMPVYRGEEFGLKKDSKVLLFNDGSVTGRCAAARRIAGSPNVDTNDLDLKVMDAIYDTRKKTMYHAEVYIGLDPEFMVKAHLLIPEGEENILYSWMLNFQYESDEYNKMYKKSRPIGSESDIYIFSDPQWSHPEHPLGLTYFNTQTNCAALLGMRYFGEHKKGTLTIAWAIANRNGYASCHGGQKEYRLSPNHSYVASFFGLSGSGKSTLTHAVHNNKYDITVLHDDAFIINTETGSTIAMEPTYFDKTADYPTGCEDNKYLLTAQNCSATRDDKGNIVLVTEDIRNGNGRAIKSKLWSANRVDKIESPVNGIFWIMKDPTIPPIIKVNGSHLAAVMGATLATKRTNAERLAPGVDPNRLVVEPYANPFRTYPLVDDYKKFRSLVKDRHVECYILNTGDFMGKDITPSVTLSVLEQVVEGNAQFKPWGPFSNMETIDVEGYIPDFDDETYVNTLKARMTERLNFIFEKDTEDGGYNALPTEAKEALAKVISEAHNHVK
- a CDS encoding DUF885 domain-containing protein, which produces MHKYTYRKFLAFTMAVMVAFTGCSKGSDPGSTSTAEESESTKDKASDRQKFDSYLNQLFKEDVNSNTVNLHYTLAHPERYGIKAKKANLGNIDLKDLDQAEANCKKEIQKLKGFNYKKLSKSQKQSYDYLMDYFKRQQKLAPYPYLQTVLGPTLGSQAQLPVTLCEFPLRNKEDVETYLSLLPKVSSYFDTVIRYEKEQVKRGYFMSDTDVDAVLEQINDFTRATDHNYMIEVFNTNIDSVPGLSTNQKRNYRKENRRLILEKVIPAYENLYSDLKNLKGNGKNKKGYAHFKNGKAYYSALASYKTGSDKTVPQMIKATEDHLLYLQTEMTEIIKEDPSIYHAFLDLDLNKYSSKKPEKILTQLKEKIKKKYPAAADVDCEIKYVHSSLEETSSPAFYMIPAIDDYKKNVIYINKAQTGQESLYPTLAHEGYPGHLYQTTYFHSKKEHPIRYILDYPGYSEGWATYVEMDSYSYLDMKSELEPLKKLLPDNYLYNMALSARVDLGVNYEGWSVDQAVKYMQQYGTISTSGMKALYRYVIQNPANYLCYYIGYLEFMELKNYYKQKSGNAYDEKVFHKIILDAGPNSFRILKQRIDENL